The window ACCATCCGCGCGCTGTCCCCGGCCACCATTGTGCTCAAGCGCGGCGCCATGGGCTGCATCGTTTATGACGGACCGATCAGCGACGATCTCGAGGACGGCGTCGTCGGCAAGGGTTTTCCGATCGAGGTCTATAACGTGCTTGGCGCCGGCGACGCCTTCATGTCGGGCTTCCTGCGCGGCTGGCTCGGCGGCGAAAGTTTTGCCACGGCCGCGACCTGGGCCAATGCCTGCGGCGCCTTCGCGGTGTCGCGCCTGCTCTGCGCGCCGGAATATCCGACCTTCGAGGAGCTGCAGTTCTTCTTGAAGCAAGGCAGCAGGCATCTGGCGCTGCGCAAGGACGAGGCGATCAACCACATCCACTGGGCCACCACGCGCCGGCGCGACATTCCCTCGCTGATGGCGCTGGCCTGCGACCACCGCGTCCAGCTGGAGGATGTGGCGGCTAAGGTCGGGGCCGATTCATCACGCATCGCCGATTTCAAGGTGCTGACCGTCAAGGCGGCGGCAAGGATTGCCGCCGGCCGCGACGGCTACGGCATGCTGCTCGACGAGAAATACGGCCGCGACGCGATGTTCGAATTCGCCCGCCATCCCTTCGCCTGGCTTGGCCGTCCGGTCGAACTGCCAGGCTCGCGGCCGCTGCGTTTTGAATTCTCGCAGGACATCGGCTCGCAGCTCGCCGAGTGGCCGGTCGAGCACTGCATCAAGTGCCTGTGCTTCTATCATCCGGACGATCCTGAGGCGCTGAAGCTGGAGCAGCAGCAGAAGCTGCTCAGCCTGTTCGAAGCCGCGCGCAAGGTCGGCCGCGAACTGCTGGTCGAGATCATCGCCGGCAAGCATGGCAAGCTCGACGACACCACCGTTCCGCGTGCGCTGGAGGAACTCTATGCGCTGGGCATCAAGCCCGACTGGTGGAAGCTGGAGCCGCAGGCCTCCGCCGGCGCCTGGGCGAAGATCGAAGCGGTGATCCTGAAGAACGACCCCTGGTGCCGCGGCGTCGTGCTGCTCGGGCTGGAGGCGCCGCAGGACGAGCTGGTCGCCGCCTTCGCCGCCACCGCAAATGCACCAATCGTCAAAGGCTTCGCCGTCGGCCGCACCATCTTCATCAACGCCGCCGAACAATGGCTGGCCGGCAGGATGTCGGATGACGAGGCTGTCGCCGACATGGCATCGCGCTTCGAGCAGCTGACCGAGGCATGGCTTGCCGCGCGCGGCCGTAAGGCAGCATAAGAAGACCGCTGAAGGACTGCGGAGGAGACACCATGAGCAAGACCGTTCGCCTGACGATGGCGCAGGCGCTGACCCGCTTTCTGTCGCGCCAGATGACCGAGATCGACGGCAGGAAGATACCGATCTTCGGCGGCGTCTGGGCGATCTTCGGCCATGGCAACGTCGCTGGTGTCGGCGAGGCGCTCTATCAGCTGCGCGAAGAATTGCCGACCTTCCGCGCCCATAACGAGCAGGCGATGGCGCATGCGGCGATCGCCTATGCCAAGGCGAATTTCCGCCGCCGCTTCATGGCGGCCACCAGCTCGATCGGCCCCGGCGCGCTGAACATGGTGACGGCGGCGGCGCTGGCGCACGTAAACCGGTTACCCGTCCTGTTTTTGCCGGGCGATGTCTTCGCCAACCGGCTGCCCGACCCTGTGCTGCAGCAGGCCGAGGACTTCTCCGACGGCACGGCGAGCGTCAATGACTGCTTCCGCCCGGTATCGCGCTATTTCGACCGCATCACGCGGCCGGAGCAGATCATCCCGGCGCTCAACCGTGCCATGCAGGTGCTGACCGATCCGGCCGAATGCGGCCCGGTGACGCTTTCGCTCTGCCAGGACGTGCAGGCTGAAGCTTACGATTATCCCGAAAGCCTGTTTGCCGAACGCGTCTGGACGCCGCGTAGAATTCGTCCCGATCGCCGAGAGCTGACCGCCGCCGTCGCGGCGCTGAAGGGCGCGAAAAAGCCGCTGGTGATCGCCGGCGGCGGCGTCCTCTATTCGCAGGCTTCGGGCGAGCTGGCGAAGCTGGTGCAGGGCGCCGGCATTCCGGTCTGCGAGACGCAGGGCGGCAAATCCTCGCTGCCGGATGATCATCCGCTCAACATGGCGGCGGTCGGCGTCACAGGCACGTCGGCCGCCAACCGGCTGGCGGAAGAGGCCGACGTGGTGCTCGCCGTCGGCACGCGCCTGCAGGATTTCACCACCGGATCGTGGGCGCTGTTCAAGAACTCCGGCCGCACCATCATCGGCCTGAACACGCAAGGTTTCGATGCCGGCAAGCACTGGGCGCTGCCACTGGTTTGCGATGCCGCCGAAGGTCTTGTCGAACTCGGTGCCGCGCTGGGAGACTGGAAGGCGCCGAGCGCCTGGACCGACAATGCACTGAACGGCAAGAAGGACTGGCAGGCTGCTGCCGCCAAGGTGACCGCCTCGACCAATGCGGCCTACCCTTCCGACGCGCAGGTGATCGGCGTCGTGCAGCGCGCCATGGGCTCGGGCGTCACCTTGCTGCACGCCGCCGGCGGCCTGCCGGGCGAATTGCACAAGCTCTGGCAGGCGGGCGCGCCCGGCTCCTACCACGCCGAATACGGCTTCTCGACCATGGGCTATGAGATCGCCGGCGGCCTCGGCGCCAAGATGGCCAGACCCGACCAGGAAGTCGTCGTCATGATCGGCGACGGCTCCTATCTGATGCTCAATTCCGAGATCGCCACCTCGGTGATGCTAGGCCTCAAGCTCACCATCGTGCTGCTCGACAACCGCGGCTATGGCTGCATCAACCGGCTGCAGATGGCGACAGGCGGGGCCAACTTCAACAACCTCCTGAAGGACGCCCGCCACGAGGTAATGCCCGACATCGACTTCGCCGCCCACGCGGCAAGCCTCGGCGCCATATCCGAGAAGGTCGCGTCGATCGCCGAACTGGAAACGGCGCTCGCCAAGGCGAAGAACAATGAGAGGACCACGGTGCTGGTCATCGACACCGATCCGCTGGTCTCGACCGAAGCCGGGGGGCACTGGTGGGACGTCGCCGTGCCGGAAGTCTCGACGCGCCCCCAGGTCAACGCCGCACGCAAGAAATATGAGGAAGCCCTGGGCGACCGCCAAGGCTGAGCCTCGCAACCGACTGAAGCTGGAGTGACGACTTGAAAGCCAAACTGGGCATGTCCCCCATCGCGTGGTGGAATGACGATCTCGTGGAATTGAGCGATGACGTGTCGCTGGAGGAGTGCCTGCGCCAGTCGCGTTCGGCGGGCTTCACCGGCATGGAAATGGGCCGCCGCTTCCCCAACGACCCGAAGGTGATGCTGCCGATCCTCAAAGCGGCCGACGTCACGCTTTGCGGCGGCTGGTTCTCCGGCACGCTGGTCGACGAGGACATGGCCAAGAACAAGGATCGCATCCAGCCGATGATCGACCTGTTCAAGGCAGTCGACGCGCCCTGCATCGTCTATGGCGAAGTCGGCCGCTCCATCCAGGGTGACCGCTCTAAGCCTTTGGCCACCAAGCCGAAACTTTCAGACGACGAGATGAAGGCCTATGGCCGCCGCGTCACCGAATTCGGCGAATGGTGCGCCGACCAGGGCATGCCGCTCTCCTACCACCACCACATGGCGGCGGTGGTCGAGACCGAGCCGGAGCTCGACGCCTTCATGCGCCATTCCGGCGAAGGCATTCCGCTCTTGCTCGACGCCGGGCATCTCGCCTTTGCCGGCGGCGACGTGCTGCGCGCCATCGACAACCACCACAAGCGCATCAACCACGTGCATGTGAAGGACGTGCGCATGGCCGTGATCGACGGGCTCGACCGCACCAAACAGTCCTTCCTAGATGCCGTGGCGCTCGGCGCCTTCACCGTTCCGGGCGACGGCTCGCTCGATTTCGGCGCCATCGTCCAGCGCTTCGCCGACCATGGTTATGAAGGCTGGTTCGTCGTCGAGGCCGAGCAGGATCCGAAGAAGAACCCGCCGCTGAAGATGGCTGAGGTCGGCCACAGGGAACTGATGCGGGTGATGACGGCAGCCGGCTACACGGTGGAGACGCAAGGGTTTCCGAATGCATGACCGCTGGATCGGACGCCGCCGGCGGCCTATCTGAGCACAGGTCCGCTGAACCTCGGATGGCGCGATGAAAGACTATGAGCACCCCTTCTTCCGGCCGCTGTGGCGGCGCGTTGTCGTCGTCGCCGTCTGCCTGGTCTGGTCGGTGATCGAGTTCGCCTCCGGCACGCCCTTCTGGGGCGTCATCGCGCTCGGCTTCGCCGGTTATGCGGTGTGGCAGTTCTTCTATCTCTACAAGCCGGCCGAGGAGAAGGCTGACCCCGAACCGAAGGAATGAAGCGGTCGATGGGCTGGAGGGTTCACGGATCGGACAGCGCATGGCGCATCGATTGCGTTGACGATTGGCTGAAATGCCTCTCACTTCGTCATCCACGGGCGAAGCAAGGAGCGAAGCGACGCAGCGCAGACCCGAGGATCCATTCCGTAACTTCGAAGCAGCCGCTGCGGTACGGAATTCTGCTCCGCTGCGCCTTCGACTGAGGGAACGGAATGGATCCTAGGGTCTTCGCGACGGAGCTTCGCTCCTGCTCCGCCCTAGGATGACGAGGTTGGATGGCCTGCATCCATCAGAGCCAATGTCGAGGAAATTAGGAGAGACAAAAATGTCGAAACTGCTCGTCAAGGCCGATAAGGGCCACGGCCACGTCGCTCATGTCACCCCGCAAAGCGCCGGCTGGACCTATGTCGGTTTCGATCTCCATCGGCTGCGGCCGGGCGAGACAGCTTCGGGCGAGACGGGCGACCGCGAGGTCTGTCTGGTCTTCGTCACCGGCAAGGGCAAGGCGTCGGCCGGCGGCAAGGATCTCGGCCTGCTCGGCGAACGCATGTCGCCGTTCGAGGGCAAGCCGTGGTCGGTCTATGTGCCGGAAGGCTCGGATTGGTCGGTCACCGCCGACACCGGGCTGGAGCTCGCCGTCTGCTCGGCGCCAGGCCTGGGCGGCGGGTTGCCGGTTCGTGTCATCGGCCCGGACGATCTCGGCCAGGAGGTGCGTGGCAAGGGCACCAACACACGCTACGTCACCAACATCCTGCCCGAGGGCAAGCCGGCCGACTCGCTGCTGGTGGTCGAGGTCATCACGCCGGGCGGCCACACCTCGAGCTATCCGCCGCACAAGCACGACCAGGACAATCTCCCGGTAGAATCCTATCTCGAGGAGACCTACTACCATCGCCTCAACCCGCCGCAGGGCTTTGCCTTCCAGCGCGTCTATACCGATGCCGACAGGAACGGCGTGCGCGATCTGGACGAGGCGATGGCGATCGAGGATGGCGACGTCGTGCTGGTGCCCAAGGGCTATCACCCTTGCGCGGCCTGCCACGGCTACGATCTCTACTATCTCAATGTCATGGCCGGCCCGAAGCGGACATGGAAATTCCACAACGCGGCCGAGCACGAATGGTTGATGAAGGCCTGACCGGGTTCTTTCGTTCCCGCCGAAACCATTGGTCCAGCGCGGAAAAATGGTCGGCTAACGACCGCACGGCTCCGTTTGCCTTCGAAAACCCACGAAAGCTTCGTCAATCCGTCATGGAAATCACCTATGGCAGCGGGTCTGATACATGTCGCCCGAGGCGCTGAGCTGTTTTGGGACAACGACTTGCCGCAACCAAAGACTTGAAGCGCGTCACATCGATCCCCGTCGGGTAATGCGCTTCGACGAGGACTTTTTATGCGTTACGCCATCTATTTCACCCCACGGCAGGACGAGCCGCTGGCGCGGATCGCCGCCAACTGGCTGGGCCGCGATCCGTTCGGCGCGGCGACCCGGCCGGTCGAGGCGGTGGGTGAATTGTCGGCCGCGGAAGTCGCCTTCCACACCGCCTCGGCGCGGCGCTACGGCTTTCACGCGACGCTGAAGGCGCCCTTCCGGCTGGCGCCGAACGAGACGGAAGCCTCGCTGCGCGCCGCGCTCGACACTTTCGCCGAAGCGACGCCGCCGGTCATCATTCCGCGTCTTGTCGTCGGCCAGATCGACGACTTCTTTGCCCTGGTGCCGGAACAGCCATTGCCGGCGCTCAACAGCTTCGCCGGCGAGGTCGTGCGTGCCTTCGACAGTTTCCGCGCGCCGCTGAGCGAGGCCGAAATCGAGCGGCGCAGCCCGGATTCGCTGAAGCCGGACGAATTCCGCAACCTCTGCCAGTGGGGTTATCCTTATGTCTTCGAGACATTTCGCTTTCACATGACGCTGTCCGGCCGCGTCGGGCCACAGGAAAGCCAACGTGTTCTGGCAGCGATTGACAGCCTGTTTGCCGATGTGCTCCAGCGTCCGGTGTCGGTGGATGCGCTGACCCTGTTTGTCGAAACCGAGCCGGGCGCCCCGTTCATGGTGCTTTCCCACCATGCGCTTGGACACCGCTCGGCCAGGAAGACCGCTTGAGCCGACTGCCCGATTTGACCGCCAGGTTTGACAACTTGAGACCAAGGACCGCCTGAGATGACCGCCGAGACCGTTTTGAACAATGCCCGCATCGTGCTGCCCGGCGAGATCGTCGAGGGCTCGCTGCTGCTGCGCGACGGCCTGATCGCCGCCATCGAGCCGGGCGATGCCCGCACCGGCGAGGACATGGGCGGCGACTACATCATCCCCGGCCTGATCGAACTCCACACAGACCACCTTGAAGGCCATTACGCGCCGCGGCCGAAGGTGCGCTGGAACCCGATCGCCGCGGTGCTTGCCCATGACGCACAGGTGGCCACCGCCGGCATCACCACCGTGCTCGATGCCTTGCGCGTCGGCATGGATGAGGACGCCGACCTGACCTCCGACGACGTCCGCAAGCTTGCCGACGCCATCGAGGACAGCGTGCGCGAAGACCGGCTCAGGGCCGATCATTTCCTCCATTTGCGCTGCGAGGTCTCGGCGCCGGACTGCCTGAAAGCCTTCGCCAATTTCGACACCGACGACAGGGTCAAGCTCGCCTCGCTGATGGACCATTCGCCGGGCCAGCGCCAGTTCGTCGATCTCGAGACCTATGCCTATTACTACCAGCGCAAGCTGAAGCTGACGGACCGCGATTTCCAGGAATTCTGCGAGAAGCGGATGGCGGAATCGGCGCGCAATGCCGGTCCGAACCGCGCCTTCATCTCGGCCGCCTGCCACGAGCGCGGCATCGTTCTCGCCAGCCATGATGACGCCACCGCCAGCCATGTCGGCGAGGCTGTCGAACAGGGCGTGCGCGTGGCCGAATTCCCGACCACGGAAGAAGCGGCAAAGGCCTCGAAGGCGGCCGGCATGGGTGTCTTGATGGGCTCGCCCAATGTCATGCGCGGCGGCTCGCATTCCGGCAACGTCTCGGCGCGCACTTTGGCCGCCGCCGGCCTGCTCGACATCCTGTCGTCCGACTATATTCCCTTCAGCCTGATCCAGTCGGCCTTCTTCCTCGGCGACGTCGTCGAAGGCATCTCGCTGCCGCAGGCGGTGGCCATGGTATCGAAGAACCCGGCCGAGGCCATCGGCCTTGCCGATCGCGGCGTCATCGAGCCTGGTCGCCGCGCCGATCTGGTGCGCGTGCGCGTCGACGACCATGTGCCGGTGGTGCGCACCGTCTGGCGGCAGGGCCGCCGGGTCGCATGATGGTTTCAGCCTTGATCGAGCGCACGCTGGCCGAGACCTTTCCGATCCGCAACGGCGTCTTCGTCGCCGTCGTCGGGCCGAGCGGCGCCGGCAAGGATACGGTGATCGGCTACGCCAAGCAGCGCTTTGCCGGCGAGACCCGGCTCGAATTCGTGCGCCGCGTCATCACAAGGCCGAGCGACGCGGCAAGCGAGGATCACGACACGCTTGCCGACGCCGCCTTCGCCGAGGCCGAAGCCGACGGCGCCTTCGCAATCTGCTGGGACGCGCATGGCCTGCGCTACGGCCTGCCCGCCGATGTCGACTGGGCGGTTGGCAACGGCCATGTCGCCGTGGCCAATGTCTCGCGGTCAGTCCTCCCTGCGCTGCGCGAGCGCTATGCCAATCTGGCGGTGGTCGAGATCACCGCCGCGCCGGAGATCCTGGCCGAGCGGCTGGCGGCGCGCGGTCGCGAATCGCGCGGCGAGGTGCTTGCCCGCCTGGCGCGCAGCACGACCGTGACGCTTTCCGGACCGGACGTCACCTCGATCGACAATTGCGGCGCCAGGGAAATCGCCGGCGAGCGCTTCGCCGAAGTGCTGCGCAAGGCAATGGCCGTATCCGACCTGTCGGGATTAATTGGATAAAGCATGTCTCCCGACAGTGCAGCGGTTTCGGGATAAAGCGATGCTAAAAAGCAAAGACCAATTCCCGGAAAGCGTGAAACGGTTTTCCGTCCGGAATTGCGCCAAAACAAATAGATAGAGCGGGTCAGCGTTTCGGTTAAACGATGAGCCGCTCCGGTTTATGTTGCGTGCCGGTCCCGACCTGCAGGACGGGTGTCAGCTGACGTGGTTGCCGCAGGTTGCGCTGGCGCGTCCAGGACCGCGACGTGATGCCGGTACACCATTTCCCAGCCCTTCCAGCCGGTGAACAGCAGGATACAGACAACGATGAATGAAAGCAGCACGCCCCAGGGCCGAACTGCGGCTTCGGCACCCTCGCTATAGCGCAGATAGAAGTTGACCAGCGCCAGAACGACCGCCGTCAAATTGCCGAGCATGTGATACCAGGCATCGGTCAATGCGCGAATGCGCGGCTCGCTGAAGAAGTCGATAAAACCAGCTACTGCTGCCAGGAGAGCCATCACGATAGCTGCCCCAATCAGCCACATTGATGCCCGTGCCCAGAAGGCATCGGCAGTCCTCCAGAACACCAGGTCGGTGACAAACGCGCCGACAAGAAAAGCAACAGGAAATGGAATGAGCATCGGATGGATGGGGTGACTCCCCACCTTGGCGGTGCTTACCGGATTCGTGGCCATGGCGGCGCCTCCGAACGTTAAAGCTCAGGTCAACGCAAATATATCAGTTTCGTTCCAATCGCAGATTGAGCCCGGAGACCGTTTTCGCGAAACACGCGATCTTGCTGCCAAGTCGCTGGGCGCGGCATGGATGCGGCCAA is drawn from Mesorhizobium sp. B1-1-8 and contains these coding sequences:
- a CDS encoding bifunctional 5-dehydro-2-deoxygluconokinase/5-dehydro-2-deoxyphosphogluconate aldolase, with the protein product MGEAVEAKPLDVITIGRASVDLYGQQIGSRLEDITSFAKSIGGCPANISVGTARLGLRSALLTRVGDEQMGRFIREQLRREGVSVDGLKTDKERLTALVLLSVESEGVSPMIFYRTDCADMALAEEDIDEAFIASARAVVVTGTHFSRPNSDAAQRKAIRIMKAKGGKVVFDIDYRPNLWGLAGHAEGFERYVKSDRVSAQLRTVLPDCDLIVGTEEEIMIASGADDCLSALKTIRALSPATIVLKRGAMGCIVYDGPISDDLEDGVVGKGFPIEVYNVLGAGDAFMSGFLRGWLGGESFATAATWANACGAFAVSRLLCAPEYPTFEELQFFLKQGSRHLALRKDEAINHIHWATTRRRDIPSLMALACDHRVQLEDVAAKVGADSSRIADFKVLTVKAAARIAAGRDGYGMLLDEKYGRDAMFEFARHPFAWLGRPVELPGSRPLRFEFSQDIGSQLAEWPVEHCIKCLCFYHPDDPEALKLEQQQKLLSLFEAARKVGRELLVEIIAGKHGKLDDTTVPRALEELYALGIKPDWWKLEPQASAGAWAKIEAVILKNDPWCRGVVLLGLEAPQDELVAAFAATANAPIVKGFAVGRTIFINAAEQWLAGRMSDDEAVADMASRFEQLTEAWLAARGRKAA
- the iolD gene encoding 3D-(3,5/4)-trihydroxycyclohexane-1,2-dione acylhydrolase (decyclizing); the protein is MSKTVRLTMAQALTRFLSRQMTEIDGRKIPIFGGVWAIFGHGNVAGVGEALYQLREELPTFRAHNEQAMAHAAIAYAKANFRRRFMAATSSIGPGALNMVTAAALAHVNRLPVLFLPGDVFANRLPDPVLQQAEDFSDGTASVNDCFRPVSRYFDRITRPEQIIPALNRAMQVLTDPAECGPVTLSLCQDVQAEAYDYPESLFAERVWTPRRIRPDRRELTAAVAALKGAKKPLVIAGGGVLYSQASGELAKLVQGAGIPVCETQGGKSSLPDDHPLNMAAVGVTGTSAANRLAEEADVVLAVGTRLQDFTTGSWALFKNSGRTIIGLNTQGFDAGKHWALPLVCDAAEGLVELGAALGDWKAPSAWTDNALNGKKDWQAAAAKVTASTNAAYPSDAQVIGVVQRAMGSGVTLLHAAGGLPGELHKLWQAGAPGSYHAEYGFSTMGYEIAGGLGAKMARPDQEVVVMIGDGSYLMLNSEIATSVMLGLKLTIVLLDNRGYGCINRLQMATGGANFNNLLKDARHEVMPDIDFAAHAASLGAISEKVASIAELETALAKAKNNERTTVLVIDTDPLVSTEAGGHWWDVAVPEVSTRPQVNAARKKYEEALGDRQG
- the iolE gene encoding myo-inosose-2 dehydratase, translating into MKAKLGMSPIAWWNDDLVELSDDVSLEECLRQSRSAGFTGMEMGRRFPNDPKVMLPILKAADVTLCGGWFSGTLVDEDMAKNKDRIQPMIDLFKAVDAPCIVYGEVGRSIQGDRSKPLATKPKLSDDEMKAYGRRVTEFGEWCADQGMPLSYHHHMAAVVETEPELDAFMRHSGEGIPLLLDAGHLAFAGGDVLRAIDNHHKRINHVHVKDVRMAVIDGLDRTKQSFLDAVALGAFTVPGDGSLDFGAIVQRFADHGYEGWFVVEAEQDPKKNPPLKMAEVGHRELMRVMTAAGYTVETQGFPNA
- a CDS encoding DUF3329 domain-containing protein codes for the protein MKDYEHPFFRPLWRRVVVVAVCLVWSVIEFASGTPFWGVIALGFAGYAVWQFFYLYKPAEEKADPEPKE
- the iolB gene encoding 5-deoxy-glucuronate isomerase, which translates into the protein MSKLLVKADKGHGHVAHVTPQSAGWTYVGFDLHRLRPGETASGETGDREVCLVFVTGKGKASAGGKDLGLLGERMSPFEGKPWSVYVPEGSDWSVTADTGLELAVCSAPGLGGGLPVRVIGPDDLGQEVRGKGTNTRYVTNILPEGKPADSLLVVEVITPGGHTSSYPPHKHDQDNLPVESYLEETYYHRLNPPQGFAFQRVYTDADRNGVRDLDEAMAIEDGDVVLVPKGYHPCAACHGYDLYYLNVMAGPKRTWKFHNAAEHEWLMKA
- a CDS encoding DUF1045 domain-containing protein gives rise to the protein MRYAIYFTPRQDEPLARIAANWLGRDPFGAATRPVEAVGELSAAEVAFHTASARRYGFHATLKAPFRLAPNETEASLRAALDTFAEATPPVIIPRLVVGQIDDFFALVPEQPLPALNSFAGEVVRAFDSFRAPLSEAEIERRSPDSLKPDEFRNLCQWGYPYVFETFRFHMTLSGRVGPQESQRVLAAIDSLFADVLQRPVSVDALTLFVETEPGAPFMVLSHHALGHRSARKTA
- a CDS encoding alpha-D-ribose 1-methylphosphonate 5-triphosphate diphosphatase, coding for MTAETVLNNARIVLPGEIVEGSLLLRDGLIAAIEPGDARTGEDMGGDYIIPGLIELHTDHLEGHYAPRPKVRWNPIAAVLAHDAQVATAGITTVLDALRVGMDEDADLTSDDVRKLADAIEDSVREDRLRADHFLHLRCEVSAPDCLKAFANFDTDDRVKLASLMDHSPGQRQFVDLETYAYYYQRKLKLTDRDFQEFCEKRMAESARNAGPNRAFISAACHERGIVLASHDDATASHVGEAVEQGVRVAEFPTTEEAAKASKAAGMGVLMGSPNVMRGGSHSGNVSARTLAAAGLLDILSSDYIPFSLIQSAFFLGDVVEGISLPQAVAMVSKNPAEAIGLADRGVIEPGRRADLVRVRVDDHVPVVRTVWRQGRRVA
- the phnN gene encoding phosphonate metabolism protein/1,5-bisphosphokinase (PRPP-forming) PhnN, giving the protein MMVSALIERTLAETFPIRNGVFVAVVGPSGAGKDTVIGYAKQRFAGETRLEFVRRVITRPSDAASEDHDTLADAAFAEAEADGAFAICWDAHGLRYGLPADVDWAVGNGHVAVANVSRSVLPALRERYANLAVVEITAAPEILAERLAARGRESRGEVLARLARSTTVTLSGPDVTSIDNCGAREIAGERFAEVLRKAMAVSDLSGLIG
- a CDS encoding DUF2231 domain-containing protein; this translates as MATNPVSTAKVGSHPIHPMLIPFPVAFLVGAFVTDLVFWRTADAFWARASMWLIGAAIVMALLAAVAGFIDFFSEPRIRALTDAWYHMLGNLTAVVLALVNFYLRYSEGAEAAVRPWGVLLSFIVVCILLFTGWKGWEMVYRHHVAVLDAPAQPAATTSADTRPAGRDRHAT